A genomic segment from Branchiostoma floridae strain S238N-H82 chromosome 7, Bfl_VNyyK, whole genome shotgun sequence encodes:
- the LOC118420060 gene encoding corneodesmosin-like — MPNAGSAGGNSNQSSASSSGGGSQSSGGGSSSSSSSGGGGSSNDSSSATGGSPPANGPSSSPSSQNTMEPPGSSSLPNAQQSTSANGSPAPLNGLPLPIEFGQGNTRANPCPEEESKFGFPWPETPVGDAIYVDCPDGYEGQIGRYCRPSGLWSRVADNCVSDELKQVDNQLADGPRGIGPAIEVVGRLRNSLDPDRILYDGEVKVARRAVTKLCDWDPLGFTDTGVQDAADFVWLYIGAIGRLLHKNNKDLWDNIRNFDQVNETLTPLVAQDDDDDNTDDDTTFDPVIGLVLKTEEFGGKVAKFLNSSIMEFLKTNETSIG, encoded by the exons ATGCCAAATGCAGGTTCAGCGGGAGGCAATTCCAACCAGTCGTCTGCTTCTTCATCGGGCGGCGGTTCTCAATCATCCGGCGGTGGATCTTCGTCTTCGTCCTCGTCAGGTGGCGGCGGGTCGTCCAACGACTCCTCTTCGGCGACAGGCGGGTCTCCTCCCGCCAACGGGCCTTCATCGTCCCCATCCTCACAAAACACCATGGAACCACCTGGGTCGTCTTCTCTTCCAAACGCACAGCAGTCTACGTCGGCTAACGGCAGCCCTGCCCCGTTAAATGGCCTGCCGTTGCCGATAGAGTTTGGCCAGGGTAACACTCGGGCAAATCCGTGTCCAGAGGAAGAGTCCAAGTTTGGGTTCCCCTGGCCAGAGACTCCGGTCGGAGACGCAATCTACGTGGACTGCCCAGATGGATATGAAG GGCAAATCGGGCGGTACTGTCGCCCATCCGGACTGTGGTCTAGAGTAGCGGACAACTGCGTGTCTGACGAGCTGAAACAAGTCGATAATCAA TTAGCGGACGGACCGAGGGGTATCGGCCCGGCTATTGAGGTAGTAGGCCGCCTGAGGAACAGTCTGGACCCGGACAGGATTCTGTACGACGGAGAAGTGAAGGTGGCTCGGAGGGCTGTGACGAAACTGTGTGACTGGGACCCCCTGGGGTTCACGGATACCGGAGTACAGGATGCTGCGGACTTTGTGTGG TTATACATCGGAGCAATCGGACGACTGCTGCACAAGAATAACAAGGACTTATGGGACAACATCCGCAATTTTGACCAG GTGAACGAGACCCTAACTCCCCTGGTGGcacaagatgatgatgatgacaacacTGATGACGACACGACCTTCGACCCTGTGATTGGACTGGTCCTGAAGACTGAAGAGTTCGGAGGGAAGGTCGCCAAGTTTCTCAACTCATCTATAATGGAGTTTCTCAAGACGAACGAAACAAGCATCG GCTAG